The DNA sequence aaagaattattaattaataatgtaaattgacacataacattaaaatgtattattgtTAAAGAATTAAGTaatgaaattaaacttttaaaaaacatttcttgtaaaaaacaaaaatgagaagTAAGGCGTTTGAAATATAAACCAATCTCCACTTTTTTGCAAAAAACATTATTCTACTTTGATGGTTGGtaagattaaatattaaaaaattgatacattttggtaaaaaatataattctgaATCAATCAAGCTTAATTTTTACTAAGCTCATTATAGGTGTATCACAATCATGAATATCTAATTACCAAGGAAAACAGAGACATGAAAATTTAAAACGATacagaagataaaaaaaaaatccaatcacATGAAAATcctaacaagaaaaataaaaagcaatTCTTGCTCATATTTGCATTGTAGCCAAaagattttttaatcaattgtcagaaaaccaataatcaaAGTGCAAACAAAAGGCCAAAAGAGGCAAACCAAATATTGTAACAATGAGATTGGGAGAACTGGCATCAATCCACTAGTAACACAAGATCTCAAAATAAACATTTCTAGGAAATCTGTCAATGATACATAATAAAAACTCATGTAACAAAAGTAAACTAATCGAAagaaattcataacaaaatttggaaaTTGCACATGAAATTAGAGGCCTAAGCAGTCTTTTTCAGCTTAGCAAGCTCTTGCCTAACAACTCCTGCCCTCTgcacaaattgaaaaaaaaagaacaaattttaaattaaccaCCATCATATGTCAACAAACTAGAACAGGCCCTTggtttttcttaaacataaaaaCCAATTCACAAACTATTAAAGGAGCAATACCAAAATCAAAACAGTGAGAATAGGCATGTTTAGTGAAACTAACCTTGATCTTTGCCAACATAATCTTAAACCTGTCAAAGTCATTGAGGGATGCTCTTCTCTTCTGCACAATCAGTTTTCTGCCCCATGAACTTTTCTCCCACCTGTTCTTAACATCTGTTAAGCAAAGAAGCAAACTCATCAACAAAAGGAATGCTTTCAATGTGATAAAAATTTGTCCTAAAAAATGTGTACCAACCAGCAGCCTCCATGGCTTGAATGAGATCCTTCTTCTTTGGGACCCTCTTGATATCAATCTTAATGTCAGTGAGTGACAGCCTCTTGAAGTTCACTTGGGACCTCACCATATCGGGAGCGTCCACAAGAGCCTATCAAAAAATGATGATAGAAAATTATGCTAATGTTTCAAAATCAAATACCTAAAAGCTGAAGATAGCACATCAAACTTATAAAAACTTTGTACAACTCTAAATCTTAATGAAATTTGATTCTATTGCATGCCAAATtgataaaaagaattcaaaaaagaGCACATTTTTTCATTTAGTTGACGCTACTCAAACACAAACATACAAAGCCTATATGATACAACTAAAACTGACACATTAAAGTTATCAGCAGGATTGGCTGTTCTAACTCCTCTTAAAAGGactttgatattatatattatatattatcacaaaaccaaatcGATACAAAGAGTCAAAACTTAGTTGATGCTACAAAAATACAATACACAACAAAGCCTTTAGTGCTATAACCCAGTTTAAATACcattaagaaaaaataggctTAACAAAAACtatagaaataaaacaataaagaataaatCATACATCAAACAAACAGGGTAAACGACTCTAACTAACTCCTTCACCGGATTTTGGCATTATCGCATACCAAATTGATACCAAGACCCTAAATTCAGTTTAAGCTCTAAAGTACAAATAGCGAAAGCCTTGAGACCCAATTAACATAAAACTAAGCAGAACCAACAGC is a window from the Vigna unguiculata cultivar IT97K-499-35 chromosome 7, ASM411807v1, whole genome shotgun sequence genome containing:
- the LOC114189991 gene encoding probable 60S ribosomal protein L14, producing MPFKRYVEIGRVAQINYGKEYGRLVVIVDVIDQNRALVDAPDMVRSQVNFKRLSLTDIKIDIKRVPKKKDLIQAMEAADVKNRWEKSSWGRKLIVQKRRASLNDFDRFKIMLAKIKRAGVVRQELAKLKKTA